From the genome of Psychroserpens ponticola, one region includes:
- a CDS encoding sugar transferase — translation MKPYKNVIKRLLDFIAASIGFILLFPVFAITWLVLMIKNNGSAFFFQERPGKNERIFKIIKFKTMNDKKDANGELLPPGERLTKTGIFVRKYSLDEIPQLLNVIKGDMSLIGPRPLLIKYLPRYNEFQKRRHHIKPGITGWAQVNGRNAISWEQKFEYDVWYVDNLTFTLDIKILFLTLYKVFKKDGIYSVDNDIVPDFMGTESNQNK, via the coding sequence ATGAAACCATATAAAAACGTCATAAAACGTCTATTAGATTTTATTGCAGCTAGCATTGGGTTCATCTTATTATTTCCTGTTTTTGCAATAACTTGGTTAGTTTTAATGATTAAAAATAATGGTAGTGCCTTCTTTTTTCAAGAACGTCCAGGAAAAAATGAGCGTATTTTTAAGATTATCAAATTCAAAACAATGAATGATAAAAAAGATGCCAATGGTGAACTACTTCCTCCTGGAGAACGCCTTACTAAAACTGGTATTTTTGTTAGAAAATATTCTTTAGATGAAATTCCACAATTATTAAATGTCATTAAAGGAGACATGAGTTTAATAGGTCCAAGACCACTACTAATTAAATATTTACCGAGATATAACGAGTTTCAAAAACGAAGACATCATATCAAACCTGGAATTACAGGTTGGGCTCAAGTAAATGGAAGAAATGCAATAAGTTGGGAACAAAAGTTTGAATACGATGTTTGGTATGTCGATAATCTTACTTTTACATTAGACATAAAAATTCTATTTTTAACCCTCTATAAAGTCTTTAAAAAAGACGGAATTTACAGTGTAGATAACGACATTGTTCCAGATTTTATGGGTACAGAATCAAACCAAAATAAATAA
- a CDS encoding glycosyltransferase family 4 protein, whose protein sequence is MQKLIRITTVPSSLRTLLRGQSRFMSNHFEVIGVSGDGDALTEVKQNEGIRTHVVEMTRTITPFKDLKAVFQLYKFFKAEKPFIVHTHTPKAGTVGMLAAKLAGVPHRLHTIAGLPLLEATGNKRKLLNAVEKFTYRCATGILPNSFGLEQIILDHKFTKPSKLKVIGNGSSNGINTEHYDAALVSENVKANLRTELNISKEDVVFIFIGRIVRDKGINELVAAFNTLSIKNKNCKLILVGPRENHLDPLLPETEALIESNQQILGVGLQKDIRPYVAISNVLTFPSYREGFPNVVLQGSCMELPCIVGNINGCNEIIEHNINGLIIPVKNANAIEEAMQFMINFPEKRQAMIAHTRSRIVKRYKQEFVWSEILKTYQSLS, encoded by the coding sequence ATGCAAAAGCTAATCCGCATAACCACAGTTCCTTCCTCATTAAGAACACTCTTAAGAGGACAGTCACGATTTATGAGCAATCATTTCGAGGTTATCGGAGTTTCTGGTGATGGAGATGCCTTAACTGAAGTCAAACAAAATGAAGGCATTAGAACTCATGTCGTAGAAATGACACGTACTATTACACCTTTTAAAGATTTGAAAGCAGTATTTCAATTGTATAAATTTTTTAAAGCTGAAAAGCCTTTTATCGTACATACACATACACCGAAAGCAGGAACTGTAGGTATGCTAGCTGCTAAATTAGCTGGTGTTCCGCATCGTTTACATACCATTGCAGGTTTGCCTTTACTTGAAGCCACCGGAAACAAACGTAAATTATTAAATGCTGTTGAAAAATTCACTTATCGTTGTGCAACAGGTATTCTTCCGAATTCATTTGGATTAGAACAAATCATATTAGATCATAAGTTTACTAAACCTAGCAAACTTAAGGTCATTGGCAACGGGAGTTCTAACGGAATAAATACCGAACACTATGATGCTGCTTTAGTTTCTGAAAACGTAAAAGCAAATCTAAGAACCGAATTAAACATCTCTAAAGAGGATGTTGTATTTATCTTTATTGGTCGAATTGTTAGAGATAAAGGTATTAATGAATTAGTAGCTGCTTTTAATACGTTATCTATAAAAAACAAAAATTGCAAACTCATATTAGTTGGTCCCAGAGAAAATCATTTAGACCCTTTATTACCTGAAACTGAAGCTTTAATTGAAAGTAATCAACAGATTTTAGGTGTCGGACTTCAAAAAGACATTAGACCTTATGTCGCCATATCAAATGTACTTACGTTTCCTAGTTATCGAGAAGGTTTCCCTAATGTTGTTTTACAAGGCAGTTGTATGGAATTACCTTGCATTGTTGGAAATATAAATGGATGCAATGAAATAATAGAACATAATATCAATGGTTTAATTATTCCAGTAAAGAATGCTAATGCAATTGAAGAAGCCATGCAATTTATGATTAACTTTCCCGAAAAACGTCAAGCCATGATAGCTCATACACGTTCAAGAATCGTTAAACGTTACAAGCAAGAATTTGTTTGGTCTGAAATACTAAAAACCTATCAATCTTTAAGCTAA
- a CDS encoding glycosyltransferase family 4 protein, translating to MTIVHVNVGLGGGGAEHMILEMAKKSQQDQIETVVLAITDNDQIEYKFKESQLNYHYLGITSPKGFFNGIKKMKHILSNYDDVVLHCHMFHALVIGIYFRLFVKKVPIVFTLHNILVEEIYRRWFLFFTKAFRKIDINFSEDASKWYLKKIQVIANGVDFEKFKLNKERTFNKNETFKFLYLGRIEEQKNPLVLPDLAKKLLDKGFSNFEIRVAGNGDMKDELETLINKNNLEQHIKILGFQKDVKQQLFDAHCMIMPSLWEGLPISLIEASATKLPIITTPVGSIPKFFKPSNCFTPQIETFHEAMISAIENYDNAKTKANQLFEDNKNMFDINSVYKKHLSLYQSVTN from the coding sequence ATGACTATCGTACACGTAAATGTTGGTTTAGGAGGTGGTGGTGCAGAACACATGATTCTTGAAATGGCTAAAAAAAGTCAACAAGATCAAATTGAAACCGTTGTTCTTGCCATAACAGACAATGACCAAATTGAATACAAGTTCAAAGAAAGCCAACTAAACTACCATTATTTAGGAATTACATCTCCTAAAGGATTTTTCAATGGTATAAAAAAAATGAAACACATATTATCTAATTATGATGATGTCGTGCTGCATTGCCATATGTTTCATGCGCTTGTTATTGGAATCTACTTTAGATTGTTTGTAAAAAAAGTGCCTATTGTATTTACACTACACAATATTTTAGTTGAAGAAATTTACAGACGATGGTTTCTCTTTTTTACAAAAGCATTTAGAAAAATAGATATCAATTTTAGTGAAGACGCTTCTAAATGGTATTTAAAAAAAATACAAGTGATTGCAAATGGTGTCGACTTTGAAAAATTTAAACTGAATAAAGAGCGAACATTTAATAAAAATGAGACGTTTAAATTTCTCTATTTAGGTCGTATCGAAGAACAAAAAAACCCATTAGTGCTTCCGGATTTAGCAAAAAAACTTTTAGATAAAGGCTTTTCAAATTTTGAAATTCGTGTTGCTGGAAATGGAGACATGAAAGATGAATTAGAAACTCTAATTAATAAGAATAATTTAGAACAACATATCAAAATATTAGGCTTTCAAAAGGATGTAAAACAACAATTATTTGATGCACATTGTATGATTATGCCTTCACTGTGGGAAGGACTTCCAATCTCCTTGATTGAAGCTTCTGCAACCAAACTTCCTATAATAACAACACCAGTGGGCAGCATTCCAAAATTCTTTAAACCATCCAATTGCTTTACGCCTCAAATAGAAACGTTTCATGAAGCAATGATTTCGGCAATTGAAAACTACGATAATGCTAAAACTAAGGCGAATCAATTATTCGAAGACAATAAAAACATGTTCGATATTAACTCAGTTTATAAAAAACATTTAAGTTTATACCAATCTGTAACTAACTAA
- a CDS encoding glycosyltransferase encodes METTKTKVCFVLPALNAGGAQRIMSYLSQNMDKNKFDCTLLVIAKAESTDFDVSHAKVHYFDKDRLLLVARPLFLYLLKHKPDIVMGSIGHVNKLHAAYSFFLRKTKFIGREASINSIMSQYNRSTHITGFVWLFKNYRKVLKRIVCQSEQMATYMHEDHGIPKKRIHLINNPLTVEAKVKTPLNNKIKQLITVGRLSPEKGHERVLNILSKLDTDWHYTIIGEGNQYEKLMEQIKALHFEDKITYIKYTSHVAQYLSESDIFIQGSYVEGFPNAVMESCAVGTPVVAFEAPGGTKDIIQNGINGFIAKDEEEYLNYLNQALYSKKWDPNSVSKSITDKFEKKIILKKYEDMFSDIAQSK; translated from the coding sequence ATGGAAACTACTAAAACAAAAGTATGTTTTGTTCTTCCTGCTTTAAATGCAGGTGGAGCACAAAGAATCATGTCGTATTTATCTCAAAACATGGATAAAAACAAATTTGATTGCACACTTTTAGTAATAGCTAAAGCTGAATCTACAGATTTTGATGTCTCACATGCCAAAGTTCATTATTTTGATAAAGATCGTTTACTTCTTGTCGCAAGACCTTTATTCCTATATCTTTTAAAACATAAGCCAGATATTGTTATGGGATCTATTGGTCATGTGAATAAACTTCATGCTGCCTATTCATTCTTTTTAAGGAAAACAAAATTCATAGGTAGAGAGGCGAGTATCAATAGCATCATGTCTCAATACAACAGAAGTACTCATATTACTGGTTTTGTTTGGCTATTCAAAAACTATAGAAAAGTTTTAAAACGAATTGTTTGTCAATCTGAACAAATGGCAACATATATGCATGAAGATCATGGCATTCCTAAAAAAAGAATACATCTTATCAATAATCCTTTAACTGTAGAAGCTAAAGTTAAAACACCTTTAAATAATAAGATAAAACAATTAATAACGGTTGGCAGACTTAGTCCAGAAAAAGGTCATGAACGTGTGTTAAATATCTTATCAAAATTAGATACAGATTGGCATTACACCATAATTGGTGAAGGTAATCAGTACGAAAAACTAATGGAGCAAATAAAAGCACTCCATTTTGAAGATAAGATTACTTATATAAAATATACAAGTCACGTCGCACAATATTTAAGTGAAAGTGATATATTTATTCAAGGTTCTTATGTCGAAGGGTTTCCAAACGCTGTCATGGAAAGTTGTGCAGTTGGAACTCCTGTAGTCGCTTTTGAAGCTCCTGGAGGCACTAAAGATATTATTCAAAATGGTATCAATGGATTCATCGCAAAAGATGAAGAAGAATACCTTAATTATCTTAATCAAGCATTATATTCAAAAAAATGGGATCCTAATTCGGTTAGTAAATCTATTACAGATAAATTTGAGAAAAAGATAATCTTAAAGAAATATGAAGACATGTTTTCTGATATTGCTCAATCTAAATAA